A stretch of Longimicrobium terrae DNA encodes these proteins:
- a CDS encoding TRADD-N-associated membrane domain-containing protein, whose product METKVQQPAHYAAGGTGLTDPITGEISSLSGHDLNVSNTVYLLRATQQLSETRPDDVQKIAASQIEILNSYYLEVLKQAQSSFRWAIVAAGTGLLFFLGAISFLLIEASPSVATISALGGTIIEVISAINFYFYGKTTEQLAAFHDRLDQTQRFLLANSICESLDGDERQKVRAELIRTIAVTPKAIIKTDRSVDGGAA is encoded by the coding sequence GTGGAGACGAAAGTGCAACAACCTGCGCATTATGCTGCTGGTGGCACCGGGCTTACAGATCCCATTACGGGAGAGATCAGTTCGCTGTCTGGACATGATCTTAACGTGAGTAACACGGTCTACTTACTTCGTGCAACGCAGCAACTCTCCGAAACCCGTCCAGATGATGTCCAAAAGATTGCAGCGTCGCAGATCGAGATCTTAAATAGCTACTACCTTGAAGTCCTAAAACAAGCCCAAAGCAGTTTCCGGTGGGCGATAGTGGCCGCTGGTACTGGGTTGCTGTTCTTTCTGGGCGCAATCAGTTTTCTCTTGATAGAGGCGTCACCCAGCGTTGCTACCATAAGCGCGTTAGGTGGAACGATCATCGAGGTAATCTCCGCGATCAACTTCTATTTCTATGGAAAGACCACTGAACAATTAGCAGCGTTCCATGATCGACTAGATCAAACTCAGCGCTTCCTATTAGCAAATAGCATCTGCGAGTCTTTGGATGGCGATGAAAGGCAGAAAGTTAGAGCTGAACTGATCAGAACGATTGCAGTCACTCCGAAGGCAATCATCAAAACAGATCGTTCAGTCGATGGAGGCGCGGCCTAA
- a CDS encoding DUF1294 domain-containing protein, with product MANNRQSGRAGWRTAAAAVALGALIAGWAGALIAPAVAMAYAALSGIAFMLYRHDKNAAQAGRMRTRERTLHLIDLLGGWPGGLLAQDRFRHKTRKSAFQFVFWATVAINCALLGWLLSAGRPA from the coding sequence ATGGCGAACAACAGGCAGTCCGGTCGGGCGGGATGGCGAACAGCGGCTGCCGCTGTGGCTCTCGGCGCGCTGATCGCCGGATGGGCTGGAGCGCTGATCGCGCCGGCGGTCGCGATGGCCTACGCCGCACTGAGCGGTATCGCTTTCATGCTGTACCGCCATGACAAGAATGCGGCGCAAGCCGGCAGGATGCGCACGAGAGAACGGACACTGCACCTGATCGACCTGCTCGGCGGTTGGCCCGGAGGACTTCTCGCTCAAGACCGCTTTCGGCACAAGACGCGGAAATCGGCGTTCCAGTTCGTATTCTGGGCGACTGTGGCGATCAATTGCGCGCTGCTCGGCTGGCTTCTCAGCGCCGGCCGCCCCGCCTGA
- a CDS encoding VOC family protein has product MTVKRMDNVGIVVENLDAAIEFFIELGLELQGRAPIEGEWAGRVTGLADQRVEIAMMATPDGHSRLELSRFLAPAVVADHRNAPVNALGYLRVMFAVEDIDDTLARLRARGAELVGEVVRYKDVYRLCYIRGPEGILIGLAQELGQA; this is encoded by the coding sequence ATGACCGTCAAGCGGATGGACAACGTCGGCATCGTGGTGGAAAACCTGGATGCCGCCATCGAGTTCTTCATCGAACTCGGCCTTGAACTGCAGGGGCGCGCGCCCATCGAGGGAGAATGGGCCGGGCGCGTCACCGGGCTGGCGGATCAACGCGTCGAGATCGCCATGATGGCCACCCCGGACGGCCACAGCCGGCTCGAGCTTTCGCGATTCCTCGCTCCGGCCGTCGTCGCCGATCACCGGAACGCGCCGGTGAACGCGCTCGGCTACCTGCGCGTCATGTTCGCCGTGGAGGACATCGACGACACCCTCGCCCGGCTCCGCGCACGCGGCGCGGAACTCGTCGGCGAAGTGGTGCGGTACAAGGACGTGTATCGGCTGTGCTACATCCGCGGACCCGAGGGAATCCTCATCGGGCTCGCCCAGGAACTCGGGCAGGCGTGA
- a CDS encoding SRPBCC family protein → MVDVPAPSGAVFELLHDYDRRLEWDTLLRDARLCPGWSRAQLHATSVCTGRWYLGGIALKTEYVSFRPPAVAAVKMLNRPPFFEKFAATMLHRDTADGGSSVEYIYQFTARPRWLRWLLHPVMGAFFRWETRKRLLSLRRHFALREGRGD, encoded by the coding sequence ATGGTCGATGTGCCCGCACCGAGCGGCGCTGTGTTCGAACTGCTGCACGACTACGACAGACGGCTGGAGTGGGACACGCTGCTGCGGGACGCGCGCCTGTGTCCGGGCTGGTCCCGGGCGCAGCTCCATGCGACGTCGGTATGCACCGGGCGGTGGTACCTGGGCGGCATTGCCCTGAAGACCGAATACGTATCATTCAGGCCGCCGGCGGTCGCGGCCGTGAAGATGCTCAACCGCCCGCCGTTCTTTGAGAAGTTCGCCGCCACCATGCTGCATCGCGACACGGCCGACGGCGGCTCGTCCGTGGAGTACATCTATCAATTCACCGCACGTCCGCGGTGGCTGCGCTGGCTGCTGCATCCGGTGATGGGCGCGTTCTTCCGCTGGGAAACGCGGAAACGGCTCCTGAGCCTGCGGCGCCACTTCGCACTGCGTGAAGGCCGGGGCGACTAG
- a CDS encoding DUF6924 domain-containing protein produces the protein MKNLPQTDDSLVVRTDFSNAAAWDAIRSAIDEPAGEFKAYVEWISDPGYDGLTPEQLRPFAPAGSGINYLFIVDQITITHPEHPVLVLDLSAEPGRTFRVVPSALADVENNLSIANMEFADFADSVEPDGIFRGFSQS, from the coding sequence TTGAAGAACCTTCCCCAGACGGATGACTCGCTCGTCGTGCGGACCGACTTCTCGAACGCGGCGGCGTGGGACGCGATCCGCTCGGCCATCGATGAGCCGGCCGGTGAGTTCAAGGCGTACGTGGAATGGATCAGCGATCCCGGGTACGACGGCCTCACGCCGGAACAACTGCGCCCGTTCGCGCCCGCGGGTTCGGGCATCAACTACCTGTTCATCGTCGATCAGATCACGATCACCCATCCCGAGCATCCCGTCCTTGTTCTGGATCTGTCGGCGGAGCCGGGGCGTACGTTCCGTGTCGTTCCCTCCGCGCTGGCGGACGTTGAGAACAATCTGTCGATCGCGAACATGGAATTTGCCGACTTCGCGGACTCGGTTGAGCCGGATGGGATCTTTCGCGGCTTTTCGCAGAGCTGA
- a CDS encoding SDR family NAD(P)-dependent oxidoreductase — translation MTDSFGARSTADDVLAGVDLRGKRILVTGVSSGIGLETARSLAARGAGVVGAARDLAKAERATGQVRDAAREGRGSLELIELDLASLQSVRAAADRLLAAGQPFNAIIANAGVMATPFGRTVDGFETQFGTNHLGHFALITRIAPLLADGGRLVVLSSQAHRVADVDLDDPNFARQPYDPFVAYGRSKTANTLFAVEFDRRHRGRGVRAAAVMPGNSLTDLPRHFSPEELQGLLATVGNARAEAGLPPAELKDIAQAAATSVWAAAVAGDEIGGRYLEDVAVAPADDTPNPFADGARSYALDADRAKQLWAQSEQLISAA, via the coding sequence ATGACAGACAGCTTTGGTGCCCGATCGACCGCCGATGACGTTCTTGCCGGCGTTGATCTGAGGGGAAAACGCATTCTCGTCACGGGTGTGTCGTCGGGGATCGGGCTGGAGACGGCCCGGTCGCTGGCGGCACGCGGCGCCGGCGTGGTGGGCGCGGCGCGGGACCTCGCGAAAGCGGAACGGGCAACGGGGCAGGTCCGCGACGCTGCGCGGGAGGGCAGGGGCAGCCTGGAGTTGATCGAGCTGGATCTCGCGTCGCTCCAGAGCGTCCGGGCGGCCGCGGACCGCCTGCTGGCCGCTGGCCAGCCGTTCAACGCCATCATCGCCAATGCCGGCGTCATGGCCACGCCGTTCGGGCGGACGGTGGACGGCTTTGAAACGCAGTTCGGGACCAATCACCTCGGCCACTTCGCGCTGATTACCCGCATCGCGCCACTGCTGGCCGACGGCGGTCGCCTGGTGGTCCTCTCATCCCAGGCGCACCGCGTCGCCGACGTCGACCTGGATGATCCGAACTTTGCGCGGCAGCCGTACGACCCGTTCGTCGCCTACGGCCGGTCCAAGACCGCCAACACGCTGTTCGCCGTGGAGTTCGACCGCCGCCACCGGGGTCGCGGCGTTCGCGCCGCGGCGGTGATGCCCGGAAACAGCCTCACCGATCTGCCCCGGCACTTTTCGCCGGAGGAGCTGCAGGGCCTGTTGGCGACCGTCGGCAACGCGCGCGCCGAGGCCGGACTGCCGCCCGCGGAGCTGAAGGACATCGCCCAGGCCGCCGCGACCTCCGTGTGGGCCGCCGCCGTGGCCGGGGACGAGATTGGCGGCCGGTACCTGGAGGATGTCGCGGTCGCGCCGGCCGACGACACGCCCAACCCGTTTGCCGACGGCGCGCGCTCGTACGCGCTGGACGCGGACAGGGCCAAGCAGCTCTGGGCGCAGAGCGAGCAGCTGATCAGCGCTGCGTGA
- a CDS encoding SDR family NAD(P)-dependent oxidoreductase gives MSNALQGKVALVTGGSRGLGAATAEALAGEGADVAITYVASAEKAEAVAAKLRSRGVRALAIRSDQGDTAAARPMIEAVMEHFGRLDILVNNAAIVAKGQTVDDPALDTAALDRQWQVNVMGVVATTRAAAQVLSDGGRIIFIGSLNGTRALMPGVADYVGTKAAINGYAKGVARDLGGRGITVNVVQPGAMPTDMMAEVFGGTVAPDAFLDLHPIRRIATLEEVSAVVCFLAGPHAAYMTGGVIDVAGGLGI, from the coding sequence TTGTCGAATGCACTGCAGGGCAAGGTCGCGCTCGTCACCGGCGGCTCGCGCGGGCTGGGCGCCGCCACGGCGGAGGCGCTGGCCGGCGAGGGAGCGGATGTCGCGATCACCTACGTCGCCTCCGCCGAAAAGGCCGAAGCCGTCGCCGCGAAGCTGAGGAGCAGGGGCGTTCGTGCGCTCGCCATCCGCAGCGACCAGGGCGACACGGCCGCGGCCAGGCCGATGATCGAAGCGGTGATGGAGCATTTCGGCCGGCTCGACATCCTGGTCAACAACGCGGCCATCGTCGCCAAGGGGCAGACGGTGGATGACCCCGCGCTGGACACGGCCGCGCTCGACCGGCAGTGGCAGGTCAACGTGATGGGCGTGGTGGCGACGACGCGTGCGGCGGCACAGGTGCTGTCGGACGGCGGGAGGATCATCTTCATCGGCTCGCTCAACGGCACCCGCGCGCTGATGCCCGGCGTGGCGGATTACGTGGGGACCAAGGCCGCCATCAACGGCTACGCAAAGGGGGTCGCCCGCGATCTGGGCGGGCGCGGCATCACCGTCAACGTGGTGCAGCCCGGCGCCATGCCCACCGACATGATGGCGGAAGTGTTCGGCGGCACCGTCGCTCCCGACGCGTTCTTGGACCTGCACCCTATCCGCCGCATTGCGACGCTCGAGGAGGTGTCGGCGGTCGTCTGCTTTCTGGCGGGGCCGCACGCCGCGTACATGACCGGCGGCGTCATCGACGTGGCCGGCGGCCTCGGCATCTGA
- a CDS encoding TetR/AcrR family transcriptional regulator: MGRRREFDVDEVLDAALCVFWRKGYEGASYADLTEAAGVERPALYSAFGNKEALFRKALDRYYERYLDFIPQALKLPTAREVAAHILYSAAELNTRYPDHPGCLAVNGALAVSDDAEPVRQAVAESRAMGEAQVRERFIRAREEGDLPDSAKPDALAAFVMAVSHGMAVQAKAGFSRETLEAVVDQALSTWPAGSAARPDAPA, from the coding sequence ATGGGCCGCCGTCGCGAGTTCGACGTGGATGAGGTGCTGGATGCCGCGCTGTGCGTCTTCTGGCGGAAGGGGTACGAGGGTGCCTCCTACGCCGACCTGACCGAAGCCGCCGGCGTGGAGCGTCCCGCGCTGTATTCCGCGTTCGGAAACAAGGAAGCGCTCTTTCGCAAAGCGCTGGACCGCTACTACGAGCGGTATCTGGACTTCATCCCCCAGGCGCTGAAGCTGCCCACGGCGCGCGAGGTGGCGGCGCACATCCTGTACAGCGCGGCCGAGCTCAACACGCGCTATCCCGACCATCCGGGCTGCCTGGCGGTCAACGGGGCGCTCGCCGTGTCGGACGATGCAGAGCCGGTGCGGCAGGCGGTGGCGGAGAGCCGCGCGATGGGCGAGGCGCAGGTGCGTGAGCGCTTCATCCGCGCCAGGGAGGAGGGAGACCTTCCGGACAGCGCGAAGCCGGATGCGCTGGCCGCGTTCGTCATGGCCGTCTCGCACGGGATGGCGGTGCAAGCCAAGGCCGGCTTCAGCCGCGAGACGCTGGAGGCCGTGGTGGATCAGGCGCTGTCGACGTGGCCCGCGGGCAGCGCGGCGCGGCCGGACGCACCAGCCTGA
- a CDS encoding DUF4177 domain-containing protein, translating to MRQYKVEALAYYPKLTADKDHVIQTSKAEIQHLLDHYARRGWRLASTNATDSGSAVYVYLYFEGDGSAL from the coding sequence ATGCGTCAGTACAAGGTTGAAGCCTTGGCTTACTACCCAAAGCTTACCGCCGACAAGGACCACGTCATCCAGACTTCAAAGGCCGAGATCCAGCATTTGCTGGATCACTACGCCCGGCGCGGCTGGCGGCTGGCTTCTACCAACGCGACCGACTCCGGCTCCGCCGTGTACGTCTACCTGTATTTCGAAGGCGACGGATCGGCGTTGTGA
- a CDS encoding YciI family protein: protein MRFMIIGRATRESEAGIMPPPEAFAAMQEYNEALVGSGILLAAEGLSPSSRGARVQFSGDERTVIDGPFAESKELIAGFTIIQVNSLQEAIDWVKRAPNLAPDGETVVEIRKLMDMEDFGDEFTPNEEIAKVKF, encoded by the coding sequence ATGCGTTTCATGATCATCGGCCGGGCGACCCGGGAATCGGAAGCGGGCATCATGCCGCCGCCGGAAGCGTTCGCCGCGATGCAGGAATACAATGAGGCGCTCGTTGGGTCGGGCATTCTGCTCGCGGCCGAGGGGCTTTCCCCGAGTTCCAGGGGCGCGCGCGTACAGTTCAGCGGCGACGAGCGCACTGTCATCGACGGCCCGTTCGCCGAATCCAAGGAGCTCATCGCGGGCTTCACCATCATCCAGGTGAACTCGCTGCAGGAGGCGATCGACTGGGTGAAGCGCGCGCCCAACCTTGCCCCCGACGGCGAAACGGTGGTGGAAATCCGCAAGCTGATGGACATGGAGGACTTCGGCGACGAGTTCACGCCCAACGAGGAAATCGCCAAGGTGAAGTTCTAG
- a CDS encoding DUF1697 domain-containing protein — MPRYVALLRGVSPSNCKMPQLKACLAAAGFADVRTVLSSGNAVFNADDSEWGALEQRCEQVILASFGHAFPTIIRPAEYLQDLIASDPFGGFALPTAAKRVVTFLRRADNPAVELPIARDGVQILKMAGTEVFTAYEPGPKGPVFMTMLERAFGKDITTRTLETVRKCAMA, encoded by the coding sequence ATGCCTCGATACGTTGCTCTACTTCGCGGGGTCAGCCCCTCCAACTGCAAGATGCCGCAGTTGAAGGCATGCCTCGCGGCGGCGGGGTTTGCGGATGTGCGTACGGTGCTGTCCAGCGGCAATGCCGTCTTCAACGCCGATGATTCGGAGTGGGGCGCGCTGGAGCAGCGGTGCGAGCAGGTGATCCTGGCGTCGTTTGGACATGCCTTTCCCACGATCATCAGGCCGGCGGAGTATCTTCAGGATCTGATCGCGAGCGACCCGTTCGGCGGATTCGCGCTGCCGACGGCGGCCAAGCGCGTCGTCACGTTTCTGCGGCGTGCGGACAACCCGGCCGTGGAGCTGCCGATTGCGCGAGACGGAGTTCAGATCCTCAAGATGGCGGGCACCGAGGTGTTCACGGCGTATGAACCCGGCCCCAAGGGGCCCGTCTTCATGACGATGCTGGAGCGCGCGTTCGGAAAAGACATCACGACCCGGACACTCGAGACCGTCAGGAAATGCGCGATGGCGTAG
- a CDS encoding DUF4287 domain-containing protein has protein sequence MPADEKPKGPASYFPSIEKKYGQPIEHWLELARSREDLKHMERVNWLKTEHGLGHGHANAIVAHVLAARK, from the coding sequence ATGCCGGCAGACGAGAAGCCCAAGGGACCCGCGTCGTACTTTCCCTCGATCGAAAAGAAGTACGGACAGCCCATCGAGCACTGGCTGGAGCTTGCGCGCAGCCGCGAGGACCTGAAGCACATGGAACGGGTGAACTGGCTCAAGACGGAGCACGGCCTTGGCCACGGCCACGCCAACGCGATCGTCGCCCACGTCCTGGCCGCGCGGAAGTAG